The DNA segment GCTTTCCCTACTGTTCTTACAGGTTGACGGAGGAGGGGATTGTGGAGCAGCCCAACATCACTCGACGAACAACGCCACGTCGATCCTCTCGGACTGCTTCTCCCCCAGAGAAACCTGTTGGAAAATGGATTCACGAGACTTGCGCGGAATTCCTTGGGAGTCTCGCATAGCAGCCCCTGCAACGCGCACAAACGCAAGTTTTAGCTTCACAGGGCGAGGAAGAAACCTCTCTATCCGAACTATATGCACACCTCTGCCATGGCTTTGATCTTCAGCGTAATGCTGTTGGATAAGAGGATGAATTGTTGGCCGTCATTCTTCGTTTTCTTGAACAAGAGCGCGCAGTCGAGGATGTGGTCTTCCGCGGTCGGAGAAACGATCTCAGTCAAGCTTCCGTAGGCGGAGAAGGATTTGGAGTCGGTGCCGTCGCCAAATGGTGATCGAGGTGAGGCAGGGGGGGTTGGCAGCACCGGCAGCGTCTCGGATGAGCTCTGAACATGAATCCACCAACTTGTGTTCACCATACACTCTTCTATCCATTGCAGTCCTTTGGATGCCATTTTTGTTGATTTGCTAAAGAGGCTCTCGCGCCGCTTGAGGCAGTCGAGTTCCCTTATGACTGCAAGACAAGAGAATAGCAGCTGATGTTTAGCTGCATAAAGATGTTAGATTGAAACAGGGGAAGAATCAAGCTGAGCTTACCGATTCGTGGGACGATGAGGTGAGTCTCCTTTAGGCCTTCGAGGAGCTGCAGGGACCTTCTTGATTCTTCATCCAGAAAGCAATTTGCTTCGACCACAATGTTCCAGATCTTCCTCTCTTCTGCTTTGGGGATCACTTCGCCCATGGGTTGTCTCTGCAACTAAGGATCGAAATCAATCAAACATTTGGCTGACAAATAAATTCATGCAGCAGCAGTATCTTTCTAAAAACTTACGGAAGAGCGATTCGGTTCACATTCTGAAGTCGGAGCATCCTTGGTGGAAGCACAGTTGCCCTCTGAAGTAGCATCGCAGCTTTTCGAAGCAGAAATCTCCAGCAGAGGTTGAAAGGGAATCCGTTCCACTCTTCTCTTCAAGATCTCCTTCTCGATTCTCGCACAGCTACTGAAGGAAGACTCCTTCGACTTCGCAGATCGCGAGATGTCGGGCGTCAGATTCTCCTTGTCTGAAGGAAACGTGTTCTCATTGTCTTCAACCTTCATAAGAATTCCACCACACACTTTCCTCGATTTCATATGTTTACAAGAGTCTGGTGTCCAGTTCTCTTTGTCACCATAGAGCACATCTTCTTCCAACACACTTGAATTTGTGATGGAGTTAGAATGTAGTATCTGCAGATCTTCCTGATATTTCTTTGACTTCCCAGCACAAGTGCTAGATTTAAAGATGTTACACTTTACTAGGTTCTCAGAGGAGGCTTTTCTAGTCCTCAAGTCACTGAGTACCTCATGTTTGCAGTTGTCTTCTTGAGCTGGCCGAACCTTATCTGCAACATTAGAATGTTCTGCAACACACCCAGATTTCTGCAGAACCCTGCTGGTCCTCTTAATCTTTCGGCTTGACATTGGTGTTACGTTCTCCTTATCTGAATCAAAATGTTCTTCTCTATCTTGACCATTTTCAAAGAGCACCCTGCAAAGTTTTTCCTCTCTCTGAGCTGGATCACAAACACTGTTGTTCTCTTTCCCTGTACTTCCTCCGACCTCTGCATCAGGTCTTGTATTTGTGATTTTCTCCTTGCCCCTCCCCGTCTCGATTCGAAGGAAGCCAACAGACCTCGACTTACTCCTCCTTGACAAGAGGCTTGACGGAAAGCTCCCCTTCTCGGACCTCTCCAGGCTCAGGTGGTCCCCCTCGAATGGTTGCTGAACAGAAGATAACACCTGAGGAGACGAATTC comes from the Musa acuminata AAA Group cultivar baxijiao chromosome BXJ1-10, Cavendish_Baxijiao_AAA, whole genome shotgun sequence genome and includes:
- the LOC135582621 gene encoding FHA domain-containing protein PS1-like isoform X3, producing MMGDKERSKSEEKEIKIAVLSVLKKGSILKRLFLNLPPPHPPHPTTAGDGGHIPNPGGGEIDDEDRPILFGRHPDCHVVLDHPSISRFHLAARLVPSLRKLAVTDLSSVHGTWVSGTKIPPNVAVDMVDGDILRLGASTRVYRLQWVSSSRALEMDNPLEPLVEDTVEDDCEELLTDMIEMWPTVIPSAPPLPESMNPSPLPATMEQQSPILEAEGSSLFAALPMHEFVVSSMPTMDKNSSPQVLSSVQQPFEGDHLSLERSEKGSFPSSLLSRRSKSRSVGFLRIETGRGKEKITNTRPDAEVGGSTGKENNSVCDPAQREEKLCRVLFENGQDREEHFDSDKENVTPMSSRKIKRTSRVLQKSGCVAEHSNVADKVRPAQEDNCKHEVLSDLRTRKASSENLVKCNIFKSSTCAGKSKKYQEDLQILHSNSITNSSVLEEDVLYGDKENWTPDSCKHMKSRKVCGGILMKVEDNENTFPSDKENLTPDISRSAKSKESSFSSCARIEKEILKRRVERIPFQPLLEISASKSCDATSEGNCASTKDAPTSECEPNRSSLQRQPMGEVIPKAEERKIWNIVVEANCFLDEESRRSLQLLEGLKETHLIVPRIVIRELDCLKRRESLFSKSTKMASKGLQWIEECMVNTSWWIHVQSSSETLPVLPTPPASPRSPFGDGTDSKSFSAYGSLTEIVSPTAEDHILDCALLFKKTKNDGQQFILLSNSITLKIKAMAEGLLCETPKEFRASLVNPFSNRFLWGRSSPRGSTWRCSSSDVGLLHNPLLRQPVRTVGKAAEAAKGLKLILMHNSQYGQSNPVK
- the LOC135582621 gene encoding FHA domain-containing protein PS1-like isoform X1 is translated as MMGDKERSKSEEKEIKIAVLSVLKKGSILKRLFLNLPPPHPPHPTTAGDGGHIPNPGGGEIDDEDRPILFGRHPDCHVVLDHPSISRFHLAARLVPSLRKLAVTDLSSVHGTWVSGTKIPPNVAVDMVDGDILRLGASTRVYRLQWVSSSRALEMDNPLEPLVEDTVEVSQDDCEELLTDMIEMWPTVIPSAPPLPESMNPSPLPATMEQQSPILEAEGSSLFAALPMHEFVVSSMPTMDKNSSPQVLSSVQQPFEGDHLSLERSEKGSFPSSLLSRRSKSRSVGFLRIETGRGKEKITNTRPDAEVGGSTGKENNSVCDPAQREEKLCRVLFENGQDREEHFDSDKENVTPMSSRKIKRTSRVLQKSGCVAEHSNVADKVRPAQEDNCKHEVLSDLRTRKASSENLVKCNIFKSSTCAGKSKKYQEDLQILHSNSITNSSVLEEDVLYGDKENWTPDSCKHMKSRKVCGGILMKVEDNENTFPSDKENLTPDISRSAKSKESSFSSCARIEKEILKRRVERIPFQPLLEISASKSCDATSEGNCASTKDAPTSECEPNRSSLQRQPMGEVIPKAEERKIWNIVVEANCFLDEESRRSLQLLEGLKETHLIVPRIVIRELDCLKRRESLFSKSTKMASKGLQWIEECMVNTSWWIHVQSSSETLPVLPTPPASPRSPFGDGTDSKSFSAYGSLTEIVSPTAEDHILDCALLFKKTKNDGQQFILLSNSITLKIKAMAEGLLCETPKEFRASLVNPFSNRFLWGRSSPRGSTWRCSSSDVGLLHNPLLRQPVRTVGKAAEAAKGLKLILMHNSQYGQSNPVK
- the LOC135582621 gene encoding FHA domain-containing protein PS1-like isoform X2, which translates into the protein MMGDKERSKSEEKEIKIAVLSVLKKGSILKRLFLNLPPPHPPHPTTAGDGGHIPNPGGGEIDDEDRPILFGRHPDCHVVLDHPSISRFHLAARLVPSLRKLAVTDLSSVHGTWVSGTKIPPNVAVDMVDGDILRLGASTRVYRLQWVSSSRALEMDNPLEPLVEDTVEVSQDDCEELLTDMIEMWPTVIPSAPPLPESMNPSPLPATMEQQSPILEAEGSSLFAALPMHEFVVSSMPTMDKNSSPQVLSSVQQPFEGDHLSLERSEKGSFPSSLLSRRSKSRSVGFLRIETGRGKEKITNTRPDAEVGGSTGKENNSVCDPAQREEKLCRVLFENGQDREEHFDSDKENVTPMSSRKIKRTSRVLQKSGCVAEHSNVADKVRPAQEDNCKHEVLSDLRTRKASSENLVKCNIFKSSTCAGKSKKYQEDLQILHSNSITNSSVLEEDVLYGDKENWTPDSCKHMKSRKVCGGILMKVEDNENTFPSDKENLTPDISRSAKSKESSFSSCARIEKEILKRRVERIPFQPLLEISASKSCDATSEGNCASTKDAPTSECEPNRSSRQPMGEVIPKAEERKIWNIVVEANCFLDEESRRSLQLLEGLKETHLIVPRIVIRELDCLKRRESLFSKSTKMASKGLQWIEECMVNTSWWIHVQSSSETLPVLPTPPASPRSPFGDGTDSKSFSAYGSLTEIVSPTAEDHILDCALLFKKTKNDGQQFILLSNSITLKIKAMAEGLLCETPKEFRASLVNPFSNRFLWGRSSPRGSTWRCSSSDVGLLHNPLLRQPVRTVGKAAEAAKGLKLILMHNSQYGQSNPVK